A stretch of the Bordetella genomosp. 8 genome encodes the following:
- a CDS encoding DUF7673 family protein — protein MATAKAEQKRRRNRDALVRSEPADPSLHREGVDALWRLIRIANQYTERSKRDADLLLAWWNATSCGGFDLADLWSVDREIADDMMRVLSLIRQTKAYPGTLSPTIHAAFKSLVTSRRPHLVDE, from the coding sequence ATGGCTACCGCGAAAGCGGAGCAGAAACGCAGGCGCAACAGGGACGCACTGGTCCGCAGCGAGCCAGCGGATCCCTCGTTGCACCGGGAAGGCGTCGACGCACTCTGGCGGCTAATCAGGATTGCGAACCAATACACGGAGCGAAGCAAACGCGACGCGGATTTGCTTCTCGCTTGGTGGAACGCGACCAGTTGCGGTGGCTTCGATCTCGCGGACCTGTGGAGCGTGGATCGCGAAATCGCGGACGACATGATGCGCGTGCTGTCTCTCATTCGCCAGACGAAAGCGTATCCAGGCACGCTATCCCCCACGATCCATGCGGCATTCAAGTCGCTCGTGACCAGCAGGCGGCCGCACCTGGTCGATGAATAG
- a CDS encoding nuclear transport factor 2 family protein, with amino-acid sequence MTTETISEQNKKIVIAFYKEAHFDGDVDGAIARYVGETYIQHTPAAEDGVEGLRAYINSFLKSFPNAKGDIRRVIADGDIVAVHAHWTGLVSPNGDVGVDIFRVTDGKLVEHWDVIEPIPDTSKNSNTMY; translated from the coding sequence ATGACTACCGAGACTATCTCCGAGCAGAACAAGAAAATCGTAATTGCGTTTTATAAAGAGGCCCACTTCGACGGTGATGTCGATGGGGCCATCGCACGCTATGTCGGCGAGACCTATATCCAGCACACTCCGGCCGCAGAAGACGGCGTTGAGGGCCTGCGGGCCTACATCAATTCTTTTCTTAAATCCTTCCCGAACGCCAAAGGAGACATTCGGCGCGTCATCGCAGACGGTGACATTGTCGCGGTTCATGCTCACTGGACCGGCCTCGTGAGCCCGAACGGCGACGTCGGGGTCGACATCTTTCGAGTGACGGACGGCAAGCTGGTCGAGCATTGGGACGTCATCGAGCCGATCCCTGACACGTCGAAGAACAGCAACACGATGTATTGA
- a CDS encoding MFS transporter, whose amino-acid sequence MTIRNADLNNSPKTEVAPTTSAKLDFYEWRIVAVAFFVAVFGWGTGFYGPPVYLEVIHQSRSWPIALISGAVTLHFLVGLILIPNLPLLYRRFGLPLVTIAGGIVMALGLLGWALASALWELYFAALLSGAGWSALGAVAVNAIVSPKFAAKRPLALGIAFNGGSVGGVIFSPLWIALIDQIGFLAATLVVGLAMIGTFGALVAFVLKPAPEHLDQYPSSIRSPDADRLIDEPIGETAAFTQLKLSRDRGFLTLCVGMTLALFAQTGLVAHLVSVLAPTLGRQGAGLAAGASGVAAVVGRLVVGSQASGRSNWRAIASGSLAVQAVGCIVLVLARGNHSSLALVGVVLFGLGVGNAISVPPVIGNLEFSSKDAVRAVALIVAISQGGYAIAPAAFGLLREVFSDQLMFLTASAIEVLAIIAYLSSGHRKS is encoded by the coding sequence GTGACCATTCGCAATGCTGACTTGAACAATTCGCCGAAAACGGAGGTAGCGCCTACTACAAGCGCCAAGCTCGATTTCTATGAATGGCGCATCGTCGCCGTTGCCTTCTTTGTCGCGGTCTTCGGTTGGGGGACAGGCTTCTATGGCCCGCCCGTCTATCTGGAAGTTATTCATCAGTCACGGAGTTGGCCGATTGCGCTGATTTCAGGCGCCGTGACACTGCATTTCCTTGTTGGTCTCATCCTCATCCCGAATCTACCGCTCTTATATCGCCGCTTCGGGCTGCCACTCGTCACCATCGCCGGCGGCATCGTCATGGCGCTTGGGCTTTTAGGCTGGGCGTTGGCAAGCGCGCTATGGGAGCTCTACTTCGCCGCGTTGCTGTCTGGCGCCGGCTGGTCCGCGCTTGGCGCCGTTGCGGTGAATGCCATCGTTTCTCCTAAGTTTGCGGCGAAGCGCCCCTTGGCGCTTGGCATCGCATTCAATGGTGGCAGTGTGGGCGGGGTAATTTTCTCTCCGCTTTGGATCGCCTTGATCGATCAGATCGGCTTTCTCGCAGCAACTCTGGTAGTAGGGTTAGCAATGATCGGTACGTTTGGCGCGTTGGTCGCCTTCGTGCTGAAGCCGGCGCCCGAGCATCTTGATCAGTATCCAAGTAGCATTCGGTCCCCCGACGCTGATCGTCTCATCGATGAGCCTATTGGCGAAACCGCAGCATTCACTCAGCTCAAACTATCTCGTGACCGCGGTTTCTTGACGCTGTGCGTCGGGATGACGTTGGCGCTGTTCGCTCAAACTGGTCTTGTGGCACATCTCGTGTCGGTCCTAGCGCCTACGCTTGGCAGGCAAGGCGCTGGGCTCGCGGCCGGAGCATCCGGTGTTGCTGCTGTCGTAGGGCGGCTCGTGGTTGGCTCCCAAGCCTCTGGTAGATCGAACTGGCGCGCCATCGCATCTGGAAGCCTGGCAGTACAGGCCGTGGGATGCATTGTGCTGGTGCTCGCCCGCGGCAATCATTCTTCTCTCGCGCTAGTCGGTGTTGTGCTCTTTGGCCTAGGCGTTGGAAATGCAATCTCGGTTCCCCCCGTGATCGGGAACCTTGAATTTTCAAGCAAAGACGCAGTCCGCGCTGTTGCCCTCATCGTTGCTATTTCTCAGGGAGGCTATGCGATCGCCCCGGCGGCGTTTGGCCTACTACGCGAAGTTTTTTCAGATCAACTGATGTTCTTGACTGCGTCAGCGATCGAAGTCCTAGCGATCATCGCGTATCTCTCAAGCGGCCATAGAAAGAGTTGA
- a CDS encoding antibiotic biosynthesis monooxygenase family protein, which produces MFSVLFEVNPKPDRWDEYLASAKMLRPELEAVDGFIDNVRYKSLTRDGWILSLSTWRDEKALVRWRTRARHHVVQIKGRTEILLDYHLRVGQITHDSHPPTEHGVKEQRLDETEVGEGTAIVLISASRDPDSLNSVGSDASAAWFGLKANTAGLASWDTYDAVLTPGDVVLLSVWKNEEAARAFERNVQLPRGGRLRRVRVIRDYGMFDRREAPQYYPNVPE; this is translated from the coding sequence ATGTTCTCGGTGTTGTTTGAGGTGAACCCGAAGCCTGACCGGTGGGACGAGTACTTGGCAAGCGCGAAGATGCTCAGACCAGAGCTCGAAGCAGTGGACGGATTCATCGACAACGTTCGCTACAAGAGCCTCACACGCGATGGCTGGATCCTGTCGCTGTCGACTTGGCGCGATGAAAAGGCGCTGGTGCGTTGGAGGACCAGGGCCCGTCATCACGTAGTCCAGATAAAAGGCCGTACGGAAATCCTGCTGGATTACCACCTGCGCGTCGGCCAGATCACGCATGACTCTCATCCACCGACCGAGCACGGCGTCAAGGAGCAGCGCCTGGACGAGACCGAAGTGGGCGAGGGCACCGCTATCGTACTGATCAGTGCAAGCCGCGATCCTGATTCGCTCAATTCCGTTGGTTCGGACGCGTCGGCTGCGTGGTTCGGTCTGAAAGCTAACACGGCCGGGCTTGCGTCCTGGGACACGTATGACGCAGTGCTTACGCCCGGCGACGTCGTCCTGCTCTCCGTGTGGAAAAACGAAGAGGCGGCTCGAGCGTTCGAACGCAACGTCCAGTTGCCTCGAGGGGGGCGCTTGCGACGCGTTCGCGTCATTCGTGACTATGGCATGTTCGATCGCCGAGAGGCGCCGCAGTATTACCCGAACGTTCCCGAATGA
- a CDS encoding SDR family oxidoreductase, with translation MRMQDKVAVITGGTSGIGLETARLFQAHGAQLVILSSSEDHLDAASKELGNAALAVQADIRRVSDIERAAKEIEQKFGRVDILFANAGASTVAPLEAITEEYVNNNLALNFSGTLFTIQKFAPLMPQGSSIVVTTSFLNVIGMPGLSVLAATKAAARSLVRTLGAELAPRGIRVNAVSPGAVSTPFYGKMGLTEEQLSGVAAALQEKIPFKRFGEASELAAAVLFFASNDSSYITGTELVVDGGLTQL, from the coding sequence ATGAGGATGCAAGACAAGGTTGCTGTCATTACTGGCGGCACATCAGGCATCGGACTGGAGACGGCAAGATTGTTCCAGGCTCACGGGGCACAGCTTGTAATCCTAAGCTCGAGCGAGGACCACCTCGATGCGGCCAGCAAAGAGCTTGGGAATGCAGCTTTAGCCGTTCAAGCAGACATCAGAAGAGTTTCTGATATTGAACGTGCGGCGAAAGAGATCGAGCAGAAATTCGGCCGGGTCGATATCTTGTTTGCAAACGCCGGCGCCAGCACGGTAGCTCCTCTTGAAGCCATCACCGAAGAGTATGTGAACAACAACCTGGCACTCAACTTCAGCGGCACACTGTTCACGATTCAGAAGTTCGCACCGTTGATGCCACAAGGCAGCAGCATTGTCGTTACCACGTCGTTCCTAAACGTGATAGGCATGCCAGGGCTCTCTGTACTGGCCGCCACGAAGGCAGCGGCGCGTTCACTAGTCCGGACCTTAGGTGCGGAACTTGCCCCACGCGGCATCCGCGTTAACGCTGTGAGCCCAGGAGCAGTCTCCACGCCGTTCTATGGCAAGATGGGATTGACGGAGGAACAGCTATCCGGCGTCGCAGCAGCATTGCAGGAGAAAATCCCGTTTAAACGATTCGGAGAAGCCTCAGAGCTTGCCGCGGCAGTGCTCTTCTTCGCGAGCAACGACTCTTCTTACATCACGGGCACCGAATTGGTCGTCGATGGCGGATTGACTCAGCTCTAG
- a CDS encoding type 1 glutamine amidotransferase domain-containing protein translates to MSKRTILVIGSNATQLEAQGGGTIKIGQFLNETAVPLMALVAAGYDFILATPTGEKPHMDQDSDALIYFANDDDARTRARDFFNNNASMNDVRTIRSVIEEGLDRFAGAFFPGGHAPVVDVMQDPDAGEVLRYFHAHNKPTAAICHGPMGILASLDNAREFRAALIDGDKLKARELAKGWQYAGYQMTVFSRSEEAFAEENVFHKKLIFNMPDALEAAGGHVVNTEQNFTSFVVVDRELVTAQNPMSDHELAAKFIEMLGTVA, encoded by the coding sequence ATGAGCAAACGCACTATTCTTGTCATCGGTTCGAACGCTACGCAACTCGAAGCGCAAGGCGGCGGCACAATTAAGATCGGACAATTTTTGAACGAAACCGCGGTTCCCTTGATGGCGCTGGTCGCTGCGGGATACGACTTCATCCTCGCCACTCCCACCGGCGAAAAACCTCATATGGATCAAGATTCCGACGCTTTGATCTATTTTGCCAACGATGACGATGCGCGTACCCGTGCTCGTGATTTCTTCAACAACAATGCGTCGATGAATGATGTGCGCACCATTCGCTCAGTCATTGAAGAAGGACTTGACCGCTTCGCAGGTGCCTTTTTCCCAGGTGGGCACGCACCCGTCGTCGATGTGATGCAAGATCCTGACGCCGGCGAAGTGCTGCGTTATTTCCATGCCCACAACAAGCCGACTGCTGCAATCTGCCACGGGCCGATGGGTATTTTGGCATCGCTAGACAATGCACGCGAGTTTCGCGCCGCTTTGATCGACGGCGACAAGTTGAAGGCACGTGAGCTGGCCAAGGGCTGGCAATATGCGGGCTACCAGATGACGGTCTTCTCGCGAAGCGAAGAAGCGTTCGCCGAAGAGAACGTCTTCCACAAGAAACTCATCTTCAACATGCCTGATGCGCTGGAAGCTGCTGGCGGCCATGTTGTCAACACTGAGCAGAACTTCACCTCTTTTGTTGTTGTCGATCGAGAGTTGGTGACAGCTCAGAATCCGATGTCGGATCATGAGCTTGCCGCTAAGTTCATCGAAATGCTTGGCACCGTGGCTTGA
- a CDS encoding cold-shock protein has product MESVVKWFHAEKSFGFIMPEGGGKELFAHFSEILGGGYKFLEENQRVSYIAGQGAKGPQATKITPL; this is encoded by the coding sequence ATGGAATCGGTCGTTAAGTGGTTCCACGCTGAAAAGAGCTTTGGCTTCATCATGCCCGAGGGCGGTGGTAAGGAGTTGTTCGCTCATTTCTCCGAGATTCTAGGCGGCGGCTACAAATTCCTCGAGGAAAACCAGCGCGTTAGCTATATTGCTGGTCAAGGCGCCAAGGGCCCTCAGGCGACGAAGATAACGCCGCTGTGA
- a CDS encoding DUF1272 domain-containing protein: protein MLDLRPNCECCGKDLPPSALDALICSFECTFCQHCSVTKLHGYCPNCSGDLKRRPTRSDEMLKKFPASIKRIVKPDACEQAESGD, encoded by the coding sequence ATGTTAGACCTTAGGCCCAACTGTGAATGCTGCGGGAAGGATTTGCCGCCGAGTGCGCTTGATGCCTTGATATGCAGCTTCGAATGCACATTCTGTCAGCACTGTTCCGTTACTAAGCTGCACGGATATTGCCCAAATTGCTCGGGCGATCTGAAGCGTCGTCCCACGCGGTCAGATGAGATGCTGAAAAAATTTCCTGCTTCCATTAAACGAATTGTCAAGCCAGATGCGTGTGAACAAGCAGAGTCGGGGGATTGA
- a CDS encoding MFS transporter: protein MSSQAICAPRSAPWVLVATILASSMAFIDSTVVNVALPALQQSLGASFTDLQWVVQSYALMLASLLLVGGAAGDRFGRRRIFLVGVGLFALSSLWCAYAQGVPELVVARALQGAGGALLVPGSLSIINASFDDACRGRAIGVWSGSTSIMAALGPVLGGWLVQYFSWRAAFLINIPLAVAVIYLSVRHVPESRGDALHGRLDWVGSVFATLGLFCLIFGLTEASAMRWNNLNVLIALGLAGAFLAVFLTIEWRHPAPIMPLSLFSSITFIGTNIVTLFLYAALGGALFFLPLYLIQVEGYTTTAAGAALLPFIFLMFVVSPWSGGLYRRRGARLPLASGTLIAAFGFAMLGMSMASGSYWTRVFPAVVLLGLGMSIAVAPLTTAVMSSVPSTRSGVASAINNAASRVGTSLAIAVFGIVMSHLFNSMLETQIAQLHLSPGVATSILQQRSQLAAIVLPKGMSTADATAVRVAINEAFMVGYRSVMTLSALLALLASISAITLIQKRAADG, encoded by the coding sequence ATGAGTTCCCAAGCCATCTGCGCTCCACGTAGCGCACCATGGGTACTGGTGGCCACCATCCTTGCTTCGAGTATGGCATTCATCGATAGCACGGTCGTGAATGTGGCATTGCCAGCGTTGCAGCAGTCACTAGGCGCTAGTTTCACCGATCTGCAATGGGTCGTTCAATCCTACGCGCTCATGTTGGCCTCCTTGCTCCTGGTAGGCGGTGCGGCCGGCGACCGCTTCGGACGCAGGCGGATATTCTTGGTCGGCGTCGGTCTTTTCGCACTATCTTCTCTATGGTGCGCATATGCTCAAGGCGTTCCCGAGCTCGTTGTTGCACGGGCTCTGCAAGGTGCCGGTGGAGCACTGCTTGTGCCTGGAAGTCTTTCCATCATCAACGCGTCATTCGATGACGCTTGTCGCGGCCGTGCCATTGGTGTCTGGTCCGGCTCTACATCGATCATGGCAGCGCTCGGACCAGTCCTGGGAGGCTGGCTTGTCCAGTACTTCTCATGGCGAGCTGCATTTCTCATCAATATTCCGCTGGCAGTCGCCGTGATCTACCTATCTGTGCGACATGTGCCGGAAAGTAGAGGTGATGCCTTGCACGGGCGACTAGACTGGGTTGGCTCAGTCTTCGCCACGCTGGGCTTGTTTTGCTTGATATTTGGTCTCACGGAAGCTTCCGCAATGCGCTGGAACAATCTGAACGTTCTCATCGCGCTCGGCCTGGCGGGAGCGTTTCTCGCCGTCTTCCTGACCATAGAGTGGCGCCACCCTGCCCCAATAATGCCGCTATCTCTGTTCAGCTCGATTACGTTTATCGGAACGAATATCGTGACGTTGTTTTTATATGCAGCCTTGGGCGGAGCGCTATTCTTTCTTCCTCTCTATCTTATTCAGGTAGAGGGGTATACAACTACAGCAGCGGGTGCTGCCCTTCTACCCTTCATCTTTCTCATGTTCGTAGTTTCTCCCTGGTCAGGCGGGCTGTACCGCCGGCGCGGCGCTCGCCTGCCATTGGCGTCAGGGACGCTTATCGCTGCGTTTGGGTTCGCTATGCTCGGCATGTCGATGGCGTCCGGTAGCTATTGGACGCGGGTCTTCCCGGCCGTGGTCCTGTTAGGGCTTGGGATGTCCATAGCGGTAGCTCCACTTACGACTGCCGTCATGAGCTCAGTCCCTTCAACGCGCTCTGGTGTGGCATCTGCGATCAACAATGCAGCTTCACGCGTCGGAACATCGCTGGCAATCGCTGTATTCGGTATTGTCATGTCGCACTTGTTCAATTCAATGCTCGAGACGCAAATCGCCCAATTGCATCTCTCGCCCGGAGTCGCAACAAGCATCCTCCAGCAACGATCCCAGCTTGCCGCGATCGTGTTGCCAAAGGGCATGTCAACTGCAGATGCCACAGCTGTACGCGTGGCAATCAATGAAGCATTCATGGTCGGCTATCGGTCGGTAATGACCTTATCCGCTCTGCTTGCTCTATTAGCTTCGATAAGCGCCATCACGTTGATCCAGAAGAGGGCTGCGGACGGATAG
- a CDS encoding TetR/AcrR family transcriptional regulator, with the protein MKKSKAETAETHRRIVEIAAQAFKQKGIDATGVAEIMAEAGLTHGAFYRHFTSKEALVAEAAGASMDVFVQAAQSAASKGSTAFVKYLQGYLTSEFRDGVLGGCPVIQLGSELARADTSVREGIDKGLQQLIDIAVNLSEDKSRAYAQDDAIFTLSALIGAITMSRLMEDPKLSKHVLEVTNHRLLKQSSKSGSAKASR; encoded by the coding sequence ATGAAGAAGTCGAAGGCTGAGACGGCCGAAACTCATAGACGCATCGTCGAAATCGCTGCTCAAGCATTCAAGCAGAAGGGAATCGATGCGACAGGCGTGGCCGAGATAATGGCCGAAGCCGGTTTGACGCACGGAGCGTTCTACCGCCACTTCACTTCCAAGGAAGCCTTGGTCGCCGAAGCAGCCGGAGCGAGCATGGATGTGTTTGTCCAAGCAGCTCAGTCAGCCGCCTCTAAGGGTTCAACGGCTTTTGTGAAGTATCTGCAGGGATATCTCACATCGGAGTTTCGGGATGGGGTATTGGGGGGATGCCCGGTGATCCAGCTGGGTAGCGAGCTGGCTCGTGCCGACACATCTGTTCGAGAGGGAATTGATAAGGGCCTGCAGCAACTCATTGACATCGCCGTGAACTTGAGTGAAGACAAGTCTCGTGCCTATGCACAGGATGACGCAATCTTCACGCTCTCGGCGTTGATCGGGGCGATAACGATGTCGCGGCTCATGGAAGATCCGAAGCTTTCCAAGCACGTTCTTGAAGTGACGAACCATCGCCTTCTGAAGCAATCTTCGAAGTCCGGCAGTGCAAAAGCGAGCCGCTAG
- a CDS encoding alkene reductase — MGLVTQKKLLTPIRIGAITLKHRIVMPPLSRLRANPGTSIPSDLMAEYYGQRASDGGLIVTEATAIAETGRGYYHAPGLYTEAQVEGWRRVTQAVHAKGGYIFAQLWHAGRTSHSSITGGAQPVSASVDPTYWADPSNVVDTPEGFQQASPHRALETAEIPEVLAQYASAAINAKLAGFDGVEVMATNGHLIDQFLQDNSNRRTDQYGGTIDNRSRLLSEVTEVLVNLWGANRVGVRLSPSGTFNGMGDSNPRALFRHVVERLNAFGLAYLHLIEPRIKGTDLVIPDQGPIAAKELSQVFNGPLIAAGGFEPDTAEDALANGYASLISFGRHFIANPDLPRRIELGIPLNPYDRNTFYSFDAKGYTDYLFYDETRK; from the coding sequence ATGGGCCTCGTAACTCAAAAGAAACTTCTCACGCCAATTCGGATCGGGGCGATCACCCTAAAGCATCGCATAGTGATGCCCCCGTTGAGCCGACTGCGTGCCAACCCAGGGACCAGTATCCCCAGTGATCTCATGGCCGAATATTATGGCCAACGAGCTTCTGACGGAGGGCTAATCGTTACCGAAGCGACGGCAATTGCCGAAACGGGGCGAGGCTATTATCACGCCCCAGGTCTTTACACAGAGGCGCAAGTCGAAGGATGGAGACGTGTCACGCAGGCGGTGCATGCGAAGGGCGGGTACATATTCGCCCAGCTTTGGCATGCAGGTCGAACTTCTCATTCGTCAATTACTGGCGGCGCACAACCCGTCAGTGCTTCGGTGGATCCGACATATTGGGCTGATCCGAGCAATGTCGTCGACACACCAGAAGGCTTTCAGCAGGCGTCACCCCATAGGGCGCTAGAGACAGCAGAGATTCCAGAGGTCCTGGCGCAATACGCTAGCGCGGCAATAAACGCGAAGCTAGCCGGATTCGATGGTGTCGAAGTAATGGCCACCAATGGGCATTTGATCGATCAATTTCTTCAAGACAATAGCAATCGACGGACCGATCAATACGGCGGAACTATCGACAATCGATCCAGACTTCTATCTGAGGTGACCGAGGTTCTTGTCAACCTCTGGGGCGCTAATCGAGTTGGGGTACGGCTCAGTCCCAGCGGCACTTTCAATGGTATGGGTGATAGCAATCCGCGCGCACTTTTCCGGCACGTGGTGGAACGCCTCAATGCTTTTGGCCTTGCTTATCTGCACCTCATTGAACCTCGCATAAAAGGTACAGATCTGGTGATCCCGGATCAAGGCCCAATAGCGGCGAAAGAGCTTAGTCAGGTATTCAATGGGCCGCTCATCGCTGCCGGTGGATTCGAGCCGGACACAGCAGAGGATGCGCTCGCAAATGGCTATGCAAGCCTAATCTCCTTCGGTCGTCATTTCATCGCGAATCCAGACCTCCCTAGACGCATTGAGTTGGGCATACCGTTGAATCCCTACGATCGGAACACGTTCTACAGTTTCGACGCCAAAGGATATACGGACTATTTGTTTTATGACGAAACGCGTAAGTAA
- a CDS encoding TetR/AcrR family transcriptional regulator: protein MPYTIMDAAERRMRIGGFNGFSFRDIAADVGVKSSTVHYHFRTKEDLAAAVIRRYTDNASSSIDAELALNLNPIEAWVQRFRRTLHSTEHMCPCAVLGTETRSLSPEVAVEVRRFFKMCHEKMVAGGLKPITADKLLATITGALVVAAATYDLDSYDRATADLGARLDTSSADASPSLTRRARPKKKAPSES, encoded by the coding sequence ATGCCATACACAATAATGGACGCTGCTGAGCGGCGAATGAGAATTGGCGGCTTCAATGGGTTCAGTTTTCGCGACATCGCCGCTGATGTGGGCGTCAAGAGTTCCACGGTCCACTACCATTTTCGAACTAAGGAAGATTTGGCTGCAGCAGTTATTCGCCGATACACCGACAACGCTAGCAGCTCGATCGATGCAGAATTAGCACTGAATCTGAATCCTATAGAAGCATGGGTTCAGCGGTTCCGGCGCACTTTGCACTCGACTGAGCATATGTGCCCTTGTGCGGTGCTGGGTACTGAGACTCGGTCCCTATCCCCAGAGGTGGCAGTTGAGGTACGTCGTTTTTTTAAAATGTGCCATGAAAAGATGGTGGCCGGAGGGCTCAAACCGATAACCGCAGATAAATTGTTGGCGACAATCACTGGCGCACTGGTTGTGGCGGCTGCGACCTATGATTTGGACTCCTACGACCGGGCTACAGCAGATCTCGGCGCACGGTTAGATACTAGCAGTGCCGATGCTTCGCCCTCGCTGACCCGCCGAGCTCGACCAAAAAAAAAGGCCCCTTCAGAATCGTGA
- a CDS encoding DUF4437 domain-containing protein, producing MKFTSLAAVAVAAFVSVATAYAQDPASFPPANGGTSVSNPASHYVFTDTGARGVNPKTGIQVANVWGDVTKGAHGAFFRFDPGFESPVHTHTYDYYAVVIKGDLENYQPGQKPEKLGPGSYWYQRGKQAHTTACVSKEPCEIYIVQDNKFDAQIPPKVE from the coding sequence ATGAAGTTCACATCACTGGCAGCTGTTGCAGTTGCGGCGTTCGTGTCCGTAGCAACCGCGTATGCGCAGGACCCTGCGTCCTTTCCGCCTGCAAACGGCGGGACGTCGGTTTCTAATCCCGCAAGCCACTACGTCTTCACCGATACCGGTGCGCGGGGTGTCAACCCGAAGACAGGCATTCAAGTTGCCAATGTCTGGGGCGATGTAACGAAAGGAGCCCATGGTGCTTTCTTCCGCTTCGATCCAGGATTCGAGAGTCCGGTTCACACCCATACCTACGACTACTACGCGGTTGTTATCAAGGGCGACCTGGAAAACTACCAGCCCGGCCAGAAGCCAGAGAAGCTCGGACCTGGCTCTTACTGGTATCAACGTGGCAAACAGGCTCATACGACGGCATGCGTGTCCAAGGAACCATGCGAAATCTACATCGTTCAGGACAACAAATTCGACGCGCAGATTCCGCCCAAAGTCGAATAG
- a CDS encoding RidA family protein, with product MKRQIIRVEPLATYLDNYKAPTSTVTRHGDTIYVTGAPPFDPETGQIFLGPIERQTELVLEQMKLCVEAAGSSLDDILKVNIYVTSVDMFPAVNDVYRRYFPKDPPARIFINVPAWSGGFDIEVDCIAAV from the coding sequence ATGAAACGACAGATCATTCGCGTTGAACCTTTGGCAACGTACTTGGACAACTACAAAGCGCCGACGTCGACTGTGACCCGTCACGGCGACACCATCTACGTGACGGGGGCACCTCCCTTTGATCCGGAGACGGGCCAGATCTTTCTGGGACCAATCGAGCGCCAGACAGAACTTGTGTTGGAACAGATGAAGCTGTGCGTCGAGGCAGCCGGTTCCTCGTTGGACGATATCCTCAAAGTCAATATCTATGTGACATCCGTCGACATGTTCCCCGCAGTGAACGACGTCTATCGACGTTATTTCCCCAAAGATCCGCCAGCGCGGATCTTCATCAATGTTCCAGCATGGAGCGGCGGATTCGATATTGAGGTCGACTGTATAGCGGCTGTATAG
- a CDS encoding isochorismatase family cysteine hydrolase has protein sequence MTLFTHRPPEIRLEKERTALVLVDLQNDFLTEGGKYYVLIEDLMKQNNVNANLEALLEAAKEHGYPVFMSPHYFFPHDHKGKTHLSPMEDLALHGGVVARESPLHMHDVPGGGADVPDRFRKYMEDENTTVVSRHVTYAPTNDLAYMLRRRKIETVIMAGPVANLCLEDHMRNLIRDGFQTVMVRDAVAAAANEEGSGLDAAMINWRFMANAVWDTKRTVEQMAEAAQTPNAA, from the coding sequence ATGACTTTGTTCACCCATCGCCCGCCCGAAATTAGGCTCGAGAAAGAACGCACGGCGCTCGTCTTGGTCGATCTGCAGAACGACTTCCTCACTGAAGGGGGGAAGTATTACGTGCTGATCGAAGACCTGATGAAGCAGAACAACGTGAACGCCAATCTGGAGGCGTTACTTGAGGCTGCCAAGGAGCATGGCTACCCCGTGTTCATGTCTCCGCACTATTTCTTTCCTCATGACCATAAGGGCAAGACGCATCTGAGCCCTATGGAAGATCTTGCGCTGCATGGCGGCGTAGTGGCGCGCGAAAGTCCGCTTCATATGCATGACGTGCCTGGTGGCGGTGCAGACGTCCCTGATCGCTTCCGAAAGTACATGGAAGACGAGAACACGACTGTCGTGTCGCGTCACGTCACCTACGCTCCGACAAATGATCTCGCCTATATGCTGCGACGGCGAAAGATCGAGACAGTGATCATGGCAGGTCCTGTTGCGAATCTCTGCCTCGAAGATCACATGCGCAACCTCATACGTGACGGATTTCAGACTGTCATGGTCCGTGACGCGGTCGCCGCTGCTGCAAACGAAGAAGGCTCTGGCCTGGATGCAGCGATGATCAACTGGCGTTTCATGGCGAATGCTGTCTGGGATACGAAGAGGACCGTCGAACAGATGGCCGAAGCAGCTCAAACACCGAACGCTGCGTGA